One Methylosinus sp. LW4 genomic region harbors:
- a CDS encoding TIGR02302 family protein produces the protein MSFWRKKESDRGEASPTLEALVRRSRAALALERLARVATGLATLLLVFLAVSFAGLWLGVGASARALGVGAFALAALWILGRGLLAGAPRRREALARLDASPGAEHRPAASLEDTLAGGVDDPTTRSLWALHRSRLERKLAAIEVTPPDPGLPQRDPFALRAAALVAAVAAAFVAGPDRETRLLAAFDWESGPASATGARVDAWFEPPAYTGRPPIVLPQRAEGPWAQVSVPVNSTLVLRSLGARGAATTSGGLTPIESGKQKQPGGEAEERFKLAGDAALALRGAGEFRIQAIPDRPPTIEITQPPRNNARGTMTLGFRTDDDYGVIAGEAVAALPGSARPSRSLYPPPRLALPVPPTRGGLGEAKATLDFSDHPWAGARVALTLVAHDEGGNDGFSAPLDVTLPERRFAKPLARALAEQRRNLALDPDHSARVLTAVDALSLGSALFETPSSIFLGLSAAKARLQAARDDADLREVADLLWAMALSLEEGDVSQAERDLRAAQKELREALARGASEEEIARLTQDMRAALEKFLSGLGQKSGEKAERSAPQQQGDQRVLTPDDLEAMLSEIEKAERAGDLAEAQRLLDDLQDVLENLRPAQAGRADPRAREMSRALDELDKLTREEQQLRDETNRGQQSGGQQSGGEPRRGGKGQSSSSDDARGRQKALRDRLEREQDRLRRAGEASPDLSDADKAMKEAEKALGPGGEGPGRAVDAQGRALQALRRGADQLASRMQGEGEEGEGQNGRQGRRAGMRPGEGADPLGRPTGRQRGQEAGHYDPLGLPPAVRARRVQEELRRRLGQPERPAEELDYFERLLRR, from the coding sequence ATGAGCTTCTGGCGCAAGAAAGAGAGCGACCGCGGCGAGGCTTCGCCGACGCTGGAGGCGCTGGTGCGGCGCTCGCGGGCGGCGCTCGCGCTCGAGCGGCTGGCGCGCGTCGCCACTGGGCTCGCCACATTGCTGCTGGTTTTTCTCGCGGTCTCCTTCGCCGGCCTCTGGCTCGGCGTCGGCGCGAGCGCGCGGGCGCTCGGCGTCGGCGCTTTCGCGCTGGCGGCTCTATGGATCCTCGGGCGCGGCCTCCTCGCCGGCGCGCCGCGGCGCCGCGAGGCTCTGGCGCGTCTCGACGCCTCGCCCGGCGCGGAGCATCGGCCCGCGGCGTCGCTCGAGGACACGCTCGCCGGCGGCGTCGACGATCCGACGACGCGCTCGCTCTGGGCGCTGCATCGCAGCCGGCTCGAGCGCAAGCTCGCGGCGATAGAAGTGACGCCGCCGGACCCCGGCCTGCCGCAGCGCGATCCATTCGCTCTGCGCGCCGCCGCTCTGGTGGCGGCCGTGGCCGCGGCCTTTGTCGCGGGGCCGGATCGCGAGACGCGGCTGCTCGCCGCCTTCGATTGGGAGAGCGGCCCCGCCTCGGCGACGGGGGCGCGGGTCGACGCGTGGTTCGAGCCGCCGGCCTATACGGGCCGGCCGCCCATTGTGCTGCCGCAACGCGCCGAAGGGCCTTGGGCGCAGGTCTCGGTCCCGGTGAATTCGACTCTGGTGCTGCGCAGCCTCGGCGCGCGCGGCGCCGCCACCACCAGCGGCGGCCTCACGCCGATCGAGAGCGGCAAGCAGAAGCAGCCCGGCGGCGAGGCCGAGGAGCGTTTCAAGCTCGCCGGCGACGCCGCGCTGGCGCTGCGCGGCGCGGGCGAGTTCCGCATTCAGGCGATCCCGGACCGCCCGCCGACCATCGAGATCACGCAGCCGCCGCGCAATAATGCGCGCGGCACCATGACGCTCGGCTTTCGCACAGACGATGATTACGGCGTCATCGCCGGCGAGGCGGTCGCCGCTTTGCCCGGCTCGGCGCGGCCGAGCCGCTCGCTCTATCCGCCGCCGCGCCTCGCTCTGCCCGTGCCGCCGACCCGCGGCGGCCTCGGCGAGGCCAAGGCGACGCTCGACTTCTCCGACCACCCCTGGGCCGGCGCGCGCGTCGCGCTGACGCTGGTCGCCCATGACGAGGGCGGCAATGACGGCTTCTCCGCGCCGCTGGACGTCACTCTGCCGGAGCGCCGCTTCGCCAAGCCGCTGGCCCGCGCCCTCGCCGAGCAGCGCCGCAATCTGGCGCTCGACCCCGATCATTCCGCCCGCGTGCTGACGGCGGTGGACGCTCTGTCGTTGGGCTCGGCGCTGTTCGAGACACCCTCCTCCATCTTCCTGGGTCTGAGCGCCGCCAAGGCGCGGCTGCAAGCGGCGCGCGACGACGCCGATCTGCGCGAAGTCGCCGATCTTTTGTGGGCCATGGCGCTCTCTCTCGAGGAAGGCGACGTCTCGCAGGCGGAGCGCGATCTGCGCGCGGCGCAAAAGGAGCTGCGCGAGGCGTTGGCGCGCGGCGCCAGCGAGGAGGAGATCGCCAGACTGACGCAGGACATGCGCGCGGCGCTGGAGAAATTCCTGAGCGGCCTCGGCCAAAAGAGCGGCGAGAAAGCCGAGCGCTCCGCCCCGCAGCAGCAGGGCGATCAGCGCGTGCTGACGCCGGACGATCTCGAGGCCATGCTGAGCGAGATCGAGAAGGCCGAGCGCGCCGGCGATCTCGCCGAGGCGCAGCGACTGCTCGACGATCTGCAGGATGTGCTGGAAAATCTTCGCCCCGCGCAGGCTGGCCGCGCCGACCCGCGCGCGCGGGAAATGTCGCGCGCGCTGGACGAGCTCGATAAGCTCACGCGCGAGGAGCAGCAATTGCGCGACGAGACCAATCGCGGCCAGCAATCCGGCGGACAGCAATCCGGCGGCGAGCCGCGACGCGGCGGCAAGGGCCAATCCTCCTCCTCCGACGACGCCCGCGGACGGCAGAAGGCGCTGCGCGACCGCTTGGAGCGCGAGCAGGACCGGCTGCGCCGCGCCGGCGAGGCCTCGCCCGATCTCTCCGACGCCGACAAGGCGATGAAGGAGGCCGAGAAGGCGCTCGGCCCCGGCGGCGAGGGACCCGGCCGCGCCGTGGACGCCCAGGGCCGCGCGCTGCAGGCGCTGCGCCGCGGGGCCGACCAGCTCGCCTCCCGCATGCAGGGCGAGGGGGAAGAAGGCGAGGGCCAGAACGGCCGCCAGGGCCGCCGCGCCGGAATGCGCCCCGGCGAAGGCGCCGATCCGCTCGGCCGCCCGACCGGCCGCCAGCGCGGCCAAGAGGCCGGCCATTACGATCCGCTCGGCCTGCCGCCCGCCGTGCGCGCCCGCCGCGTGCAGGAGGAGCTGCGCCGTCGTCTCGGCCAGCCCGAGCGCCCGGCGGAGGAGCTGGATTATTTCGAGCGGCTGCTGCGGCGGTGA
- a CDS encoding TetR/AcrR family transcriptional regulator yields the protein MSTKKEQTRERMRDAASRSFRSHGYAGVGVDAIAKAAGVTSGAFYAHFGSKDGAFRDALELGLDEVIGAIPQYQSEHGADWVRAFADYYLGKAHRDDLACGCAMTTLSPEVARSEPEVKALFETKMKKIAGLVADGLPGGDEEQRLSRAWSMLGVLIGGLTLARSMKSNRLAEQIAKSIRRAAVDAAASLRAGEDD from the coding sequence ATGTCTACGAAGAAGGAGCAGACCCGCGAGCGCATGCGCGACGCGGCAAGTCGGAGCTTCCGCAGCCACGGGTATGCGGGGGTCGGCGTCGACGCCATCGCCAAGGCCGCGGGCGTCACCTCGGGAGCCTTTTACGCCCATTTCGGCTCGAAGGACGGCGCGTTTCGCGATGCGCTGGAACTCGGGCTCGACGAGGTGATCGGAGCCATTCCGCAGTATCAGAGCGAGCACGGCGCCGACTGGGTGCGAGCCTTCGCCGATTATTATCTCGGCAAGGCTCATCGCGACGATCTCGCATGCGGCTGCGCGATGACGACCCTTTCGCCCGAGGTCGCGCGATCGGAACCCGAGGTAAAAGCCCTCTTCGAAACGAAAATGAAAAAGATCGCAGGCCTCGTCGCCGACGGCTTGCCGGGCGGAGACGAGGAGCAGCGACTCTCTCGCGCCTGGTCGATGCTCGGCGTTTTGATCGGCGGATTGACGCTGGCGCGTTCTATGAAGAGCAATCGGCTGGCGGAGCAAATCGCCAAGTCGATTCGCCGAGCCGCTGTCGACGCCGCCGCCTCGCTCCGAGCGGGGGAGGACGACTGA
- a CDS encoding cbb3-type cytochrome c oxidase subunit 3 translates to MTTYESWRELSASSGLFFFVALFAGVLAYALWPSNREKFRRAAETPLRED, encoded by the coding sequence ATGACCACTTACGAATCGTGGCGAGAGCTTTCGGCGAGCTCGGGCCTTTTCTTCTTCGTCGCATTGTTCGCCGGAGTCCTGGCCTATGCGCTATGGCCCTCCAATCGCGAAAAATTCCGACGCGCCGCCGAGACGCCATTGCGAGAGGACTGA
- a CDS encoding heavy metal translocating P-type ATPase, which yields MTMDVDFSALATRDRNGALRLELALDGMTCAACIFEIEAALKAIPDLVTARVNYADRRLSLEWTAPDFDFAAVSERLRRMGYRARPFERESGENAERETARRLLRCLAVAGFATVNVMMLSEAVWLGGDMDEATRDFFHGVSALIALPATAFAGQPFFASAFAALRARRLNIDVPISLGVLLSLAMSVYETLTHAPHAYFDSATMLLAFLLLARYLDCAMRRKTRAVAANLAALRAPAACRIAADGAQNYVPLAALAPGDRVLTRPGERIPADGVVLSGEASLDESLVTGETRRRCVSAGDAVYAGALNFDGALTMRVQAAAGDSLIDEIERLVEKATAARSRYLRLADRVSRLYAPLVHLAALGALLAWLAAGASLHDALVTAIAVLIVTCPCALALAVPAVQVAASGALFRAGVLLNSDDALERLAEIDTVVFDKTGTLTTPEPCVVNAQEIEPELLALAARLAHSSRHPLACAVAREYPRAMAIEGAREERGAGVIGIVEGVEARLGDLRFCGVDEIATDEDASVIAFRHGERVALLGVRQTLRHDARETIDALRRRGLRVLILSGDRAAPVEAAAHALGVTEWRGALKPADKVARLEALRDEGRKTLMIGDGINDAPALAAAHVSLSPIDATQIAQAAADAVFLGDGLAPIVTTIDAARLARALMRQNLALSLLYNIVAAPLAMAGLLTPLIAAIAMSSSSLIVTLNALRAGGANGSGERDTRRKRCFLPPPRGGRSSAEGDREGVTPRVVAAEPHPGPP from the coding sequence ATGACCATGGACGTCGATTTCTCCGCTCTCGCGACGCGCGACCGCAATGGCGCGCTGCGCCTGGAGCTGGCGCTGGACGGAATGACCTGCGCCGCCTGCATTTTCGAGATCGAGGCGGCGCTTAAGGCCATTCCCGATCTCGTCACGGCGCGCGTGAATTACGCCGATCGACGCCTCTCGCTGGAATGGACGGCGCCCGATTTCGACTTCGCCGCCGTGTCGGAAAGGCTGCGGCGCATGGGCTATCGCGCGCGGCCGTTCGAGCGCGAGAGCGGCGAGAACGCGGAGCGCGAGACGGCGCGGCGCCTGCTGCGCTGCCTCGCCGTCGCCGGCTTCGCCACGGTGAATGTTATGATGCTGTCCGAGGCCGTGTGGCTCGGCGGCGATATGGACGAGGCGACGCGCGATTTTTTCCATGGCGTCTCCGCGCTCATCGCTCTGCCCGCCACGGCTTTCGCCGGCCAGCCCTTCTTTGCCAGCGCCTTCGCCGCGCTGCGCGCGCGGCGGCTGAACATAGACGTGCCGATCTCGCTCGGCGTGCTGCTGTCGCTCGCAATGTCGGTCTATGAGACGCTCACCCATGCGCCGCACGCCTATTTCGATTCGGCGACCATGCTGCTCGCCTTTCTGCTGCTTGCGCGCTATCTCGATTGCGCCATGCGCCGCAAGACGCGCGCCGTCGCCGCCAATCTCGCCGCGCTGCGCGCGCCCGCCGCTTGCCGCATCGCCGCCGACGGCGCGCAAAATTATGTTCCGCTCGCCGCGCTGGCGCCGGGCGATCGCGTGCTGACGCGACCAGGCGAGCGCATTCCCGCCGATGGCGTCGTTCTTTCCGGCGAGGCGAGCCTCGATGAGAGCCTCGTCACCGGCGAGACGCGCCGCCGCTGCGTTTCTGCGGGCGATGCGGTCTATGCCGGCGCGCTGAATTTCGACGGCGCGCTGACGATGCGCGTGCAGGCCGCCGCCGGCGACTCGCTCATCGACGAGATCGAGCGCTTGGTGGAGAAAGCGACGGCGGCGCGCTCGCGCTATCTGCGCCTCGCAGATCGCGTCTCGCGCCTCTATGCGCCTCTCGTTCATCTCGCCGCGCTCGGCGCGCTGCTCGCATGGCTCGCGGCCGGCGCCTCGCTGCATGATGCGCTGGTGACGGCCATCGCCGTGCTGATCGTCACCTGCCCTTGCGCGCTGGCCCTCGCCGTGCCCGCCGTGCAGGTCGCCGCGAGCGGCGCGCTGTTTCGCGCCGGCGTGCTGCTCAATTCCGACGATGCGCTGGAGCGTCTCGCCGAGATCGACACGGTCGTCTTCGACAAGACCGGCACGCTGACGACGCCGGAGCCCTGCGTCGTCAATGCGCAGGAGATCGAGCCGGAGCTATTGGCGCTCGCCGCGCGGCTCGCGCATTCGAGCCGCCATCCGCTCGCCTGCGCAGTGGCGCGCGAATATCCGCGCGCCATGGCGATCGAAGGCGCGCGCGAGGAGCGCGGCGCCGGCGTTATCGGCATTGTGGAGGGCGTCGAGGCGCGGCTCGGCGATTTGCGCTTCTGCGGCGTCGATGAAATCGCGACGGACGAAGATGCATCCGTCATCGCCTTTCGTCATGGCGAGCGCGTCGCTCTGCTGGGCGTGAGGCAGACATTGCGCCATGATGCGCGCGAAACGATCGACGCGCTGCGGCGGCGCGGCTTGCGCGTGCTGATCTTGTCCGGCGATCGCGCCGCGCCGGTGGAGGCGGCGGCGCACGCGCTCGGCGTGACGGAATGGCGCGGCGCATTGAAGCCCGCCGATAAGGTGGCGCGGCTCGAGGCGCTGCGCGACGAGGGGCGCAAAACTCTCATGATCGGCGATGGGATCAATGATGCGCCGGCGCTCGCCGCCGCTCATGTGTCGCTGTCGCCGATCGACGCGACGCAGATCGCGCAAGCGGCGGCCGACGCCGTGTTTCTCGGCGATGGCCTCGCGCCCATCGTCACGACGATCGACGCGGCGCGGCTCGCCCGCGCCTTGATGCGGCAAAATCTCGCTCTGTCGCTGCTCTACAATATCGTCGCCGCGCCGCTCGCAATGGCGGGATTGCTGACGCCGCTCATCGCCGCCATCGCGATGTCGAGCTCTTCGCTCATCGTCACGCTCAATGCGCTGCGCGCCGGCGGCGCGAATGGATCGGGTGAACGAGACACACGCCGGAAGAGGTGTTTTCTACCTCCCCCTCGAGGGGGGAGGTCGAGCGCCGAAGGCGATCGGGAGGGGGTGACGCCCCGAGTCGTCGCCGCGGAACCCCACCCCGGACCGCCATAG
- a CDS encoding GrpB family protein: protein MPAPLPVILSAHDPRWAQLAAERAERLKALGPLVEAVHHIGSTSVPGLTAKPIIDLLPVVSDLATLDERRSEVEALGYEWHGDYGIEGRRFCTCSDAAGARLANVHFFAANSPHVARHLAFRDYLRAHPAAARAYEREKRRASALHPDNSHDYTDEKAAFVKAMEGEALAWRERNRPLAK from the coding sequence ATGCCCGCGCCGCTCCCAGTCATTCTCAGCGCTCACGATCCGCGCTGGGCGCAGCTCGCCGCCGAGCGCGCCGAGCGGCTGAAGGCTCTCGGCCCGCTGGTCGAAGCCGTTCATCACATCGGCTCGACCTCTGTGCCGGGCCTCACAGCCAAGCCCATCATCGATCTTCTGCCCGTGGTGAGCGATCTCGCCACGCTCGACGAGCGGCGGAGCGAGGTGGAGGCGCTCGGCTATGAGTGGCATGGCGACTATGGAATAGAAGGAAGGCGCTTCTGCACCTGCTCGGACGCCGCCGGAGCGCGCCTCGCCAATGTGCATTTCTTCGCGGCCAATTCGCCGCATGTGGCGCGCCATCTCGCCTTTCGCGATTATTTGCGCGCGCATCCCGCGGCGGCGCGCGCCTATGAGCGGGAGAAGCGCCGCGCCAGCGCGCTGCACCCGGACAATTCGCACGATTATACCGATGAGAAGGCCGCCTTTGTGAAGGCGATGGAAGGCGAGGCGCTCGCTTGGCGCGAGAGGAATCGACCGCTCGCGAAGTGA
- the ccoS gene encoding cbb3-type cytochrome oxidase assembly protein CcoS, translated as MNVLLFLVPLALLLGALGLAAFVWSLNAGQYEDLEGAAARALADDDVEDGRS; from the coding sequence ATGAATGTCCTTCTCTTTCTCGTTCCGCTCGCTCTGCTGCTCGGCGCGCTCGGCCTCGCGGCTTTCGTCTGGTCGCTGAATGCGGGCCAATATGAGGATCTCGAAGGCGCCGCCGCGCGCGCGCTCGCCGACGATGACGTCGAGGATGGGCGATCATGA
- the ccoP gene encoding cytochrome-c oxidase, cbb3-type subunit III gives MSTRQAHSDAARIDPHSKTRTTGHEWDGIEELDTPLPRWWVVTFYATILWSIGYFIAYPALPTLSGGTQGLIGWHSRASVARDMEQLNEIRGPVLERLANAPLEEIEARPQLLSAVRALGAAAFANNCAGCHGAGAQGAKGYPNLNDDDWLWGGKLADIRRTIEHGVRWDADKETRSETMPAFGRDGMLDAKQISIVADQVRAMAKLPGGKATAQGAKLFDDNCSVCHGVDGKGNHDMGAPNLTDALWLFGSDKETIASRIANGGGGVMPAWKDRLDEPTIKALTIYVHTLGGGE, from the coding sequence ATGTCGACGCGACAAGCTCACAGCGACGCGGCCCGCATCGATCCGCATTCCAAGACCAGAACGACCGGCCATGAATGGGACGGCATAGAAGAGCTCGACACGCCGCTGCCGCGCTGGTGGGTCGTCACCTTCTATGCGACGATCCTGTGGTCGATCGGCTATTTTATCGCCTATCCGGCGCTGCCGACTCTTTCCGGCGGCACGCAGGGCCTCATCGGTTGGCATTCGCGCGCATCGGTCGCGCGCGACATGGAGCAGCTGAACGAGATTCGCGGTCCTGTGCTGGAGCGGCTCGCCAATGCGCCATTGGAGGAGATAGAGGCCCGGCCGCAATTGCTCAGCGCGGTGCGCGCGCTCGGCGCCGCCGCCTTCGCCAATAATTGCGCCGGCTGCCATGGCGCCGGCGCGCAGGGCGCGAAGGGCTATCCCAATCTCAATGACGATGATTGGCTGTGGGGCGGCAAGCTCGCCGATATTCGCCGCACCATAGAGCATGGCGTGCGCTGGGACGCCGACAAGGAGACGCGCAGCGAGACCATGCCCGCCTTCGGCCGCGACGGAATGCTCGACGCGAAGCAGATTTCCATCGTCGCCGATCAAGTGCGCGCGATGGCGAAGCTTCCCGGCGGCAAGGCGACGGCGCAAGGCGCCAAGCTCTTCGACGATAATTGCTCCGTCTGCCATGGCGTCGACGGCAAGGGCAATCACGACATGGGCGCGCCCAATCTCACCGACGCTCTGTGGCTGTTCGGCTCCGACAAGGAGACGATCGCGAGCCGCATCGCCAATGGCGGCGGCGGCGTGATGCCGGCGTGGAAGGATCGCCTCGACGAGCCGACGATCAAGGCGCTCACCATCTATGTGCATACGCTCGGCGGCGGCGAGTGA
- a CDS encoding FixH family protein, which yields MSHINLMRAAPQRRLGGWQVLLLLVFFFGVVASVNAVMIYAALSTFRGEEVSRAYERGLAYNLDIAGARAQSARDWKVEATILRRGAWENLVSVTLRDENGGLSGLKLTAEIRAPVDGRKDVAVDLAEIAPGRYEAPIVIESGFRDLVLVATRDGREMFRSKSRIRID from the coding sequence ATGTCGCACATAAATCTGATGCGCGCGGCGCCCCAGCGTCGCCTCGGCGGTTGGCAGGTTCTGCTGCTGCTCGTCTTCTTCTTCGGCGTCGTCGCTTCGGTCAATGCCGTGATGATCTACGCCGCCCTCTCCACTTTCCGCGGCGAGGAGGTGAGCCGCGCCTATGAGAGAGGCCTCGCCTATAATCTCGACATAGCCGGCGCCCGCGCGCAGAGCGCGCGCGACTGGAAGGTGGAGGCGACGATTCTACGTCGCGGCGCCTGGGAGAATCTCGTCTCGGTCACGCTGCGCGATGAAAATGGCGGCCTGTCGGGGCTGAAGCTGACGGCGGAAATCCGCGCGCCGGTCGACGGCCGCAAGGATGTCGCGGTCGATCTCGCTGAGATTGCGCCGGGCCGCTATGAGGCGCCGATCGTGATCGAATCCGGCTTCCGCGATCTCGTGCTGGTCGCGACGCGCGACGGCCGCGAAATGTTCCGCTCGAAGAGTCGTATCCGCATCGATTGA
- the ccoO gene encoding cytochrome-c oxidase, cbb3-type subunit II: MSDIARNAPTGGLQKRLETNSILLLLAILLLVSIGGIIEIVPLFYLHNTIEKVEGVRPYSPLELSGYNIYVREGCYTCHSQMIRPLRDEVERYGHYSLAAESMYDHPFQWGSKRNGPDLARVGGRYSNDWQRDHLRDPRSVVPASIMPGYPFLAQAPLDSEHIVEQMKTLRLVGVPYTDAQIDNAKADLSAQSAPDDPGAEALRRRYPNVVVNDQTGKNGVTEEDALIAYLQHLGVSVNFKLYDDKAAVNVR; this comes from the coding sequence ATGTCCGACATTGCGCGCAACGCGCCGACCGGCGGCCTGCAGAAGCGGCTCGAGACCAATTCGATCCTGCTGCTGCTTGCGATCCTTCTGCTGGTCTCGATCGGCGGAATCATCGAGATCGTGCCGCTCTTCTATCTGCACAACACGATCGAGAAGGTGGAAGGCGTGCGGCCTTATTCGCCGCTCGAGCTTTCCGGCTACAACATCTATGTGCGCGAAGGCTGCTACACCTGCCATTCGCAGATGATCCGCCCCTTGCGCGACGAGGTGGAGCGCTACGGCCATTACTCGCTCGCCGCCGAGAGCATGTATGACCATCCGTTCCAATGGGGCTCCAAGCGCAACGGACCGGATCTGGCGCGCGTCGGCGGACGCTACTCCAATGATTGGCAGCGCGATCATTTGCGCGATCCGCGCTCCGTCGTGCCGGCGTCGATCATGCCGGGCTATCCCTTCCTCGCGCAGGCGCCGCTCGACTCCGAGCATATCGTGGAGCAGATGAAAACGCTGCGCCTCGTCGGCGTGCCCTACACGGATGCGCAGATCGACAACGCCAAGGCCGATCTTTCGGCGCAGAGCGCGCCGGACGATCCGGGCGCCGAGGCGCTGCGCCGCCGCTACCCCAATGTCGTCGTCAACGATCAGACCGGCAAGAACGGCGTCACCGAGGAGGATGCGCTCATCGCCTATCTGCAGCATCTCGGCGTCTCGGTGAATTTCAAGCTCTATGACGACAAAGCCGCAGTGAATGTGAGGTGA
- a CDS encoding twin transmembrane helix small protein, whose amino-acid sequence MMSSWSNIAVMGAVAVVAIVVLLGLGNVLRGGDGNLSQKLMRWRVGLQFCALLLILAILAFRH is encoded by the coding sequence ATGATGTCCAGCTGGTCCAATATCGCCGTCATGGGCGCGGTCGCCGTCGTCGCCATCGTCGTGCTGCTCGGCCTCGGCAATGTGCTGCGTGGGGGCGACGGCAATCTCTCGCAAAAGCTCATGCGCTGGCGCGTGGGCTTGCAATTTTGCGCTCTGCTGCTGATCCTGGCGATCCTCGCCTTTCGTCACTAG
- a CDS encoding cob(I)yrinic acid a,c-diamide adenosyltransferase, translating into MVRLDKIYTRGGDAGATSLVGGERRRKDDLRVEAYGAVDETNAAIGLARLATGEDAALDAMLARIQNDLFDLGAELATPVKPGETLPENSLAIVQSQVDRLEREIDELNATLAPLKSFVLPGGTPTAANLHLARTVSRRAERIMVALANAPEESVGAVALRYVNRLSDFLFVAARYANKGRGDVLWTPGATR; encoded by the coding sequence ATGGTCCGCCTCGACAAGATCTACACGCGCGGCGGCGACGCCGGCGCCACTTCCCTCGTCGGCGGCGAGCGTCGCCGCAAGGACGATCTGCGCGTCGAGGCCTATGGCGCAGTGGACGAGACGAACGCCGCCATCGGCCTCGCGCGGCTCGCCACGGGCGAGGACGCGGCGCTCGACGCCATGCTGGCGCGCATACAGAATGATCTTTTCGATCTCGGCGCGGAGCTGGCGACGCCGGTCAAGCCCGGCGAGACTCTGCCGGAGAACAGCCTCGCGATCGTGCAATCGCAAGTCGATCGGCTGGAGCGCGAGATCGACGAGCTGAATGCGACGCTCGCGCCGCTCAAATCCTTCGTGCTGCCGGGCGGAACGCCGACGGCCGCCAATCTCCATCTCGCCCGCACGGTGAGCCGCCGCGCCGAGCGCATAATGGTGGCGCTGGCCAACGCCCCGGAGGAATCGGTCGGCGCCGTGGCGCTGCGCTATGTCAATCGCCTCTCGGATTTCCTCTTCGTCGCCGCGCGCTATGCGAACAAGGGCAGGGGCGACGTGCTGTGGACGCCGGGCGCGACGCGCTGA
- the ccoG gene encoding cytochrome c oxidase accessory protein CcoG, translating into MTSADMGKAKSGSLYAPRKAIYPKEVEGAFRRIKWGLLAFTLSVYYLLPFVRWDRGPGAPSQAVLVDFPHRRFYFFFIEIWPQEVYYLTGLLILAALVLFLMNALAGRVWCGYLCPQTVWTDLYLAAERWIEGDARERARKDAGPRSAKIWREKIAKHALWLLIAWWTGGAWVLYFADAPTLVYELATFQPGISEAYIWIGILTFTTYMLAGHMREQVCLYMCPWPRIQAALTDEYALNVTYRYDRGEPRMSLKQASALRLASAPAGDCVDCGQCVAVCPTGVDIRQGASLGCVQCGLCIDACDAVMAKIGRSARLIAYDTQMNCERRRKGEAPVYKPLRARTIVYVALILAIGALMTAKLATREDAALSVLHDRNPLAVTLKDGSIRNAYTIRFANMSAEPRRFLLDTSGVEDAEVEIVGVEPDAEGRMIVGVGADQTRETRVLVTWRGARRAKGQTPILFTSKELESDASVTMKDVFVTP; encoded by the coding sequence ATGACGAGCGCCGATATGGGCAAGGCGAAGAGCGGCTCGCTCTACGCGCCGCGCAAGGCGATCTATCCGAAAGAGGTCGAAGGCGCGTTTCGCCGCATCAAATGGGGGCTGCTGGCCTTCACTCTCTCGGTCTATTATCTGCTGCCTTTCGTGCGCTGGGACAGAGGCCCCGGCGCCCCGTCGCAAGCGGTGCTCGTCGATTTTCCGCATCGCCGCTTCTATTTCTTCTTCATCGAGATCTGGCCGCAGGAGGTCTATTATCTCACCGGCCTCCTGATCCTCGCCGCGCTGGTTCTGTTCCTCATGAACGCGCTCGCCGGGCGAGTGTGGTGCGGCTATCTCTGTCCACAGACCGTGTGGACCGATCTCTATCTCGCCGCGGAACGCTGGATAGAAGGCGACGCGCGCGAGCGCGCCCGCAAGGACGCCGGCCCGCGCAGCGCGAAGATTTGGCGCGAGAAAATCGCCAAGCATGCGCTGTGGCTTCTCATCGCCTGGTGGACCGGCGGCGCATGGGTGCTCTATTTCGCCGACGCGCCGACGCTGGTCTATGAGCTCGCGACCTTCCAGCCGGGAATCTCGGAAGCCTATATTTGGATCGGCATTCTCACCTTCACCACCTATATGCTCGCCGGCCATATGCGCGAGCAGGTGTGCCTCTATATGTGCCCCTGGCCGCGCATACAGGCCGCGCTCACCGACGAATATGCGCTGAACGTCACCTATCGCTATGATCGCGGCGAGCCGCGCATGTCGCTGAAGCAGGCGAGCGCGCTGCGCCTCGCCAGCGCGCCGGCCGGCGATTGCGTCGATTGCGGCCAATGTGTCGCCGTCTGCCCGACGGGCGTCGACATTCGCCAGGGCGCCTCGCTCGGCTGCGTGCAATGCGGCCTGTGCATAGACGCCTGCGACGCCGTGATGGCGAAGATCGGCCGCTCGGCGCGGCTCATCGCCTATGACACGCAGATGAATTGCGAGCGCCGCCGCAAGGGCGAGGCGCCCGTCTACAAGCCGCTGCGCGCGCGCACCATCGTCTACGTCGCGCTCATTCTCGCGATCGGCGCGCTCATGACCGCAAAGCTGGCGACGCGCGAGGACGCAGCCCTCTCCGTGCTGCATGATCGCAACCCTCTCGCCGTGACGCTCAAGGATGGCAGCATTCGCAACGCCTACACCATTCGCTTCGCCAATATGAGCGCCGAGCCGCGCCGCTTTCTTCTGGATACGAGCGGCGTCGAGGACGCCGAGGTGGAGATCGTCGGCGTAGAGCCCGACGCCGAAGGCCGCATGATCGTCGGCGTCGGCGCCGATCAGACGCGCGAGACGCGCGTGCTCGTCACATGGCGCGGCGCGCGCAGAGCCAAGGGACAGACGCCGATCCTCTTCACCTCCAAGGAGCTGGAGAGCGACGCATCCGTCACAATGAAAGACGTGTTCGTGACCCCGTGA